The following are from one region of the Bactrocera oleae isolate idBacOlea1 chromosome 6, idBacOlea1, whole genome shotgun sequence genome:
- the LOC138855560 gene encoding frizzled-2: MSRTTVHNSKTTRRHPLALCNSVFALSIVLLLHTHNCHADGMQHLADSGGGVGMGGMGPHSMDVSPAPGYGLPAIPKDPNSRCEEITIPMCRGIGYNMTSFPNEMNHETQDEAGLEVHQFWPLVEIKCSPDLKFFLCSMYTPICLEDYHKPLPVCRSVCERARSGCAPIMQQYSFQWPERMACEHLPLHGDPENLCMEQPSYTESGSGGSGRDGTSGSGSGGSGGSGGSGSGGGGGKRKQSGSGGSTSQKCKGKNSKNCQNSLGERTNAKDCTCSCRPPLLLLGKEALMQPPHMHYPWYMNSTVQRIADVPNCAIPCKGPFFTNDEKDFAGIWIALWSGLCFCSTLMTLTTFIIDTERFKYPERPIVFLSACYFMVAVGYLSKNFLQNEEIACDGRYLKESSAGPHSCTMVFLMTYFFGMASSIWWVVLSFTWFLAAGLKWGNEAITKHSQYFHLAAWLIPTVQSVAVLLLSAVDGDPILGICYVGNLNPDHLKTFVLAPLFVYLVIGTTFLMAGFVSLFRIRSVIKQQGGVGAGVKADKLEKLMIRIGIFSVLYTVPATIVIGCYLYEAAYFEDWIKALACPCAQTKGPGKKPLYSVLMLKYFMALAVGITSGVWIWSGKTLESWRRFWRRLFGAPDRTGANQALIKPRPPIPHPYAGSGMGMPVGSAAGSLLATPYTQAGGASVASTSHHHLHHHVLKQPAASHV; encoded by the coding sequence ATGTCACGCACAACGGTACACAACAGTAAGACGACGCGACGGCATCCGCTTGCGTTATGCAATTCTGTCTTTGCGCTCAGCATCGTGCTGCTGCTACACACACATAACTGTCATGCGGACGGCATGCAACATCTCGCGGATAGCGGCGGCGGCGTTGGCATGGGCGGCATGGGTCCACATTCAATGGATGTTAGTCCCGCGCCGGGTTATGGCCTACCCGCCATACCGAAAGATCCGAATTCACGCTGCGAAGAGATCACTATACCAATGTGTCGCGGTATTGGTTACAATATGACCTCCTTTCCGAATGAAATGAATCACGAAACACAGGATGAAGCTGGTTTGGAAGTGCATCAGTTTTGGCCACTCGTTGAGATCAAATGCTCGCCAGATTTGAAATTCTTCCTTTGTTCTATGTACACGCCTATCTGTTTGGAGGACTATCACAAACCATTACCGGTTTGTCGTTCGGTTTGTGAGCGCGCACGCTCGGGTTGTGCGCCGATCATGCAACAATATAGTTTCCAGTGGCCTGAACGTATGGCTTGCGAACACTTGCCTTTGCATGGCGATCCGGAGAATTTGTGCATGGAACAGCCATCGTATACGGAGTCGGGCAGCGGTGGTTCGGGCCGTGATGGCACGTCCGGCAGCGGCTCGGGCGGCAGCGGTGGCAGTGGTGGTAGCGGCAGTGGCGGCGGTGGTGGTAAACGCAAGCAGTCTGGTTCCGGTGGCTCGACTTCACAAAAATGCAAaggcaaaaattcaaaaaactgcCAAAATTCCCTAGGAGAAAGAACAAACGCAAAGGATTGCACGTGCTCGTGTCGCCCGCCACTCCTACTCCTGGGGAAGGAAGCGCTAATGCAGCCACCACACATGCATTACCCGTGGTACATGAATTCAACTGTACAAAGAATCGCCGACGTACCAAATTGCGCGATCCCCTGCAAGGGCCCGTTCTTCACAAACGACGAAAAGGACTTCGCCGGCATATGGATCGCCCTGTGGTCGGGTCTGTGCTTCTGCAGCACACTCATGACGCTAACCACGTTCATTATCGACACCGAAAGGTTTAAATATCCCGAACGCCCGATCGTTTTTCTCTCCGCTTGCTACTTTATGGTAGCTGTTGGTTATCTATCGAAGAACTTTCTGCAGAATGAAGAGATCGCCTGCGATGGTCGCTACTTGAAGGAGAGCTCCGCTGGACCACATTCATGCACTATGGTATTTCTAATGACGTATTTCTTCGGCATGGCTTCATCCATTTGGTGGGTAGTGCTCAGCTTCACTTGGTTCCTGGCCGCTGGTCTTAAATGGGGCAATGAAGCCATCACCAAACACTCGCAGTACTTTCATTTAGCCGCCTGGCTCATACCCACAGTGCAATCAGTAGCCGTTTTGCTGCTCTCAGCTGTTGACGGTGATCCCATACTCGGCATTTGCTATGTAGGCAATCTCAATCCGGATCATCTGAAGACATTCGTGCTGGCACCGCTCTTTGTATACCTCGTCATCGGCACCACCTTCCTAATGGCGGGCTTTGTTTCACTTTTCCGCATACGTTCCGTTATCAAGCAGCAAGGCGGTGTTGGCGCTGGCGTTAAGGCGGACAAACTGGAAAAACTTATGATACGTATTGGCATATTTTCCGTCCTGTACACCGTCCCTGCAACCATCGTAATCGGATGCTACCTGTATGAGGCCGCCTACTTCGAAGACTGGATCAAAGCGCTCGCCTGCCCATGTGCACAGACAAAAGGTCCTGGCAAGAAACCATTGTACTCAGTACTAATGCTGAAATACTTTATGGCCTTGGCAGTTGGTATTACATCGGGCGTTTGGATCTGGTCCGGTAAGACGTTGGAGAGTTGGCGTCGCTTTTGGCGTCGTCTCTTCGGCGCACCGGATCGCACTGGCGCCAATCAGGCACTCATTAAACCGCGACCGCCCATACCGCATCCGTATGCTGGCTCCGGCATGGGTATGCCAGTGGGTTCGGCGGCCGGTTCGCTACTCGCAACACCATACACACAAGCAGGTGGCGCATCGGTTGCCTCCACCAGCCATCACCATTTGCACCATCATGTTCTTAAACAACCGGCTGCAAGCCACGTATGA
- the LOC106623503 gene encoding uncharacterized protein: MGGGGGGGGGSTIGGGSVLGGHGTLMSTAGMSNSTVGGGGGVGVGAPPGSMLHGGGGGGMGVATPGNMGMPGVYGNGNGGGGGGPMGPMGGNGGGNGPSTAPGSVIDSRAVSVVVTLPGGPGAQHPGQALSDYGPI, encoded by the coding sequence ATgggcggtggtggtggcggcggcggcggcagtACAATTGGCGGTGGCAGCGTGCTGGGCGGACACGGTACTCTGATGAGCACAGCGGGTATGAGCAATAGTACGGTTGGCGGCGgtggtggtgttggtgttggGGCTCCTCCTGGCAGTATGTTGCAcggtggcggcggcggtggtATGGGCGTGGCAACGCCCGGTAATATGGGTATGCCTGGCGTTTATGGCAATGGTAATGGCGGCGGTGGCGGTGGTCCAATGGGCCCCATGGGCGGCAATGGCGGTGGTAATGGTCCCAGTACGGCACCCGGTTCGGTGATTGATTCACGCGCGGTGTCCGTGGTCGTTACGTTGCCTGGTGGGCCGGGCGCGCAACACCCCGGGCAGGCGCTGA